GCCGACGAGGCGAGCCTGCGCACCTCGCCGCCGACGGTGCCCGGCTTCCGTGCCCAGGACGTCAAGTCGCTCGCCGGGGGCGCGCGGCTCTGGTCGCTGGAGGCGGAGCAGCGGCGCCTGGGCGCATCCGTCGCCGAGGAGGAGGCGGACCTGCTGGCCGCCCTCGAGGCGCTGCGCGCGGACCCCCGCGTCGAGTACGCGCACGAGGACCTCTACATGGAGTACTTCGCGGTGCCGGGTGATCCGCTGTACGTGGAGCAGTGGCACTACCCCGCCATCAACCTTCCCCAGGCCTGGAACAGCGTCACCGGCTCGGTGAAGGTCGCGGTGCTGGACACCGGCCGGCTCGCGCACCCGGACTTCACCGGGCGATGGACGACGGGCTACGACTTCGGTGACAACGACGCGGACCCGACGGACGACGACACGTACCACCACGGCCTGCACGTGGCCGGCATCATCGCGGCGAACGCGAACAACGGCATCGGCGGCGCGGGCATCTGCTGGGGCTGCCAGCTCATGCCCGTCAAGGTCTCCAACAACAACGCCCCGGTGATGAGCAACGTGGGCAACGCCATCCGGTGGGCCGCGGACAACGGGGCGCGCGTCATCAACATGAGCTTCGGGACGACCAACGGCACGTCCCCCTGCTCAGGCTACGCCTACATGCAGAGCGCGGTGGACCATGCCGTGCAGAAGAACGTCGTGGTGGTGGCCGCCGCGGGCAACAACGCGGCGGACACCGCCAACGTGACGCCCGCCTCATGCAACGGCGTCATCGCCGTGGCCGCGAGCGGGCGGGACGGACAGCTCACGGCCTACAGCAACCGCGGCGAGCGGGTCGACGTCACCGCGCCCGGAGGTGGCCCCGGGTTCTACGGCCCCTCCATCAGCTGCCCCATGGATGGGGGTAGCAGCGGCTCCGACGACGATATTGGCGGCATCGTGTCGTCCTGGGCGATAGCCAAGCCGAGCGCCCAGCTCCTGCCGGGGGACTACTGCCACCGCTACCTCAGCGGGACGTCCATGGCGTCGCCGCACGTCGCGGGCCTCGCGGCGCTCATCCTGACCCAGCGGCCCTCCATGACGCCCGCACAGGTCGCCGCGCGCATCAAGAGCACCGCCACGCCGCTGCTGTGCAAGACGTGCGGCACGGGCCTCATCAACGCCGCCGCCGCCATCTTCCCGCCGCTGCCGACGAAGCCCGCCAAGGGGAACTGGTACAACCCGGCGCGCAGCGGCAACGGCCTGGACATCCAGTACGCCGCCAGCGACTCGCTCGCGCTCACGTGGCTCACCTATACCTCGGGCGGCGAGCCCATCTGGTACTCGAGCACCCTCACCGCCGAGACGGGCGTGTGGGCGGGTGACCTCTACGAGTCGTACTGGAATGGCGTGAGCGCGTCCGCCACGAAGGTGGGGACGGCGAGGCTCACCCTCAGCAGCGGGCAGTGGCGCTTCGTCTGGACGAAGGGCGCGGCGTCGGGCAACGAGCCCATCCAGCGGCTGACCTTCGGTGGCGGCACCACGACGATGAACCTGAGCGGCCACTGGTACAACGCCCAGGAGTCCGGCTGGGGCATCCTCTTCGACTCCCGGGGGACGGTGCACGTCGCCAACGTCCTCGTCTACAAGGGCACCCGCCCGACGTGGATGCAGGGCGTGGCGGACAGCGCCTCGACGTCGCTCTCCTTCGGGCTGAGCTACGTGACGGGCACCAACCTGTGCCCGGGCTGCACGGGGACGCCCTCGGTGGTGGCACAGCCCGCCGGCACGCTCACCGTCAGCGGCTCGAGCGGCGTGCCCTACACGGCGGCGAGCTCCATCCAGGCGAGCTTCCCGGGCGGCACGTGGAACCGCTCGTCCTTCACGCTCAGCCGCCTGACGGGCCCGTAGCCCCGGGCACGAAAGGGGCGAGGTAGCAGGCACGAGCGTCCGGAACTCAACCCCCGGGGTGCTGGAGGCGGATGTGTGCGCTGGTGATAATGCAATGCACCGGCGGCCTCGTCCGTATCCAGGCCGGGGGGTGCCTGTTGCCTGCAGTCTTCTCTACCGACATGGTCTCCGCGAAGGAGCGGATGGAGTACTGGCAGGAGAATGCCAGCCGGGTCTTCCTGGGCCTGCGCACGGAGCAGAAGCGCAGGAACGAGCCCTTCTTCGGCAGGCTCAACCATCGGGAAGCGGGGCCGTTGTCGGTGACGGAGGTGCACTCGGCCTCGCAGCGGGTGTACCGGGGGGAGCGGGAAATCTCGCGCGCTCCGCGCGAGTGCTTCTTCATCTGCATGCAGTTGGAGGGAGTCTGCACGGTGCGGCAGCCGCGCCGTCCGGAGTACCAGACCCGGCCGGGCGACGTGGAGCTGCTCGACGGAGTCCGGCCCGGCGAGCTCTCCTTCGACAGCGAGTACCGCCGGGTCGTCATCCTCGTCCCGTACGCCGCGCTGCGGCCACGACTCATCGACGCGGACAAGTCGATTGGGAGCGTGCTGCGGGCCACGGAGGGCACGGGGGCGCTCGTGTCCGCGTACGTGAATGCCTTCGCGCGCAACGAAGTCACCGAGCCGGCCGCGGGCTCCCTCTCGGACATCCTCGTGTCACTGCTCGCGGTGGGCTTCAACTCGCTCGAGGATGGACCGCAGGCGGACACCGCCAGCGTGCGAGAGGCCCGGCGGCATGCCATGCGGGACTACGCCGAGCGCAACCTCGCGGACCCCGCGCTGAGCCCGACGACGGTGGCCGCCCACTTCCGCTGCTCGACGCGCTACCTGCATGGGCTGTTCGCGGAAGGGGGCGAGTCCTTCATGCGCTGGGTGCTCGCGCGGCGCCTCGCCCGGTGCCGGCAGGCGCTCGTCGCTCCGGAGCTGCGGGAGCGGACCATCGCGGACCTCGCCTTCCGGTGGGGGTTCCAGGACCTCTCGCACTTCGGCCGCGCCTTCAAGGCGGCGTTCGGAATGACGCCCCGCGAGTGCCGCGCGGAAGGGGCCGGGCCTCGCGTTCCCGCCCGGGCCCGGCGGCGTCCGACGACGCACTGAGCTCCGCTACAGCAGGCCGTCGAGCCAGGTCAGCTGCGCGTCGATAGTCTCCGAGATGACGCGTGGCTGGTCCGACGCGCTCGGCTCGGTGTACGGGTTGCCAATCTCCTTGTGCGCCCACTTCACCCAGGTCTGCTTGTACCAGCCCCAGTCCAGGTGGGTGCCCGTCGAGGGAGGCGTGGTGCCCGCGTACCCGGAGAAGGCGCGGATGCCGGTGGCCGGCGCCACCTCCTGGCCCCCCACCACCTGATACAGGTGCAGCCGCTGGCGACGCGGGAACTGGGCGGACAGGTCCGTGGCCCAGGCGCCGTAGAACGTGCCCCAGGGGCGCACGGGGTTGTTGATCTTCGTGTCGTACGTGCCCAGCTCGCCCTGGCTGTTCCTGCACACGCCATCAAACGACGCCACGTAGATGTCGATGCCATCCAGCCCCGTGTTGGCGCGGAGCGCCTGGGCGATGCGCATCACCAGACACCCACCACGGGAGCTCCCCGCGAGGTAGATGGCCCGCGTCTCGGGCCGGACCTGGGCCTCGAGCCAGCGGACGAAGCCGTTGACGATGCGCTGCTTCGTATCGCTGTCGAACAGGTGGTCGAAGTTGCTGTCGTTCACCACGGACAGCTGGGTCTTTCCGGGGGGAAACCAGCCCAGGGCATTCAGCTTCATGGCCAGGGAGCGACCATCCAGGAGCACATTGGGGCAGGAGACGCCGTCGCAGGTCCCGTCCCAGTCCGAGGCCTGGCCCGTCACTCCGCTGGAGTGGCCGCTGCTCGAGATTTTCTGCCCGGCCGACATCAGGACGATGGCCTCGCGCACGCTCGGAGCCTCCACCTGGGCGATGCGGATGGCGTGGAGCGTGCTGTCGGAGGCACCGGCCGCGCGGAAGGGCTCGAAGCCCGGCGCCGCCTGGTAGCCACCGGAGGCGTCCTTGTAGACGACGCGCCGAGACACCACCGTCCGGCTGCTCCCGTTGGGATAGGACAGGGCCTGGGACTGCGAGTCCACGGCCGCCTCGGGCTCCACGGGCAACGCCTCCGACTCTGGCGGAGCACAGCCGGCCAGGGCGCCACCGAGGACCAGGGCCAGTCCCGCCCAGCGGGTGACGAGACGAGGCAAACCAGCGGGGTGGACCATGCAGTGCTCCAGGGCTTGTGGTGGGTGACGCGGGGAGAAGCCGGAAACCCCTGACTATAGGGCTATC
The window above is part of the Pyxidicoccus trucidator genome. Proteins encoded here:
- a CDS encoding helix-turn-helix domain-containing protein; protein product: MVSAKERMEYWQENASRVFLGLRTEQKRRNEPFFGRLNHREAGPLSVTEVHSASQRVYRGEREISRAPRECFFICMQLEGVCTVRQPRRPEYQTRPGDVELLDGVRPGELSFDSEYRRVVILVPYAALRPRLIDADKSIGSVLRATEGTGALVSAYVNAFARNEVTEPAAGSLSDILVSLLAVGFNSLEDGPQADTASVREARRHAMRDYAERNLADPALSPTTVAAHFRCSTRYLHGLFAEGGESFMRWVLARRLARCRQALVAPELRERTIADLAFRWGFQDLSHFGRAFKAAFGMTPRECRAEGAGPRVPARARRRPTTH
- a CDS encoding S8 family serine peptidase — translated: MKSLSRAPWLGTLALSLSLVACGEAPTPPSSSPSQATASLLAPKPRFVPGHVIVKFRDADEASLRTSPPTVPGFRAQDVKSLAGGARLWSLEAEQRRLGASVAEEEADLLAALEALRADPRVEYAHEDLYMEYFAVPGDPLYVEQWHYPAINLPQAWNSVTGSVKVAVLDTGRLAHPDFTGRWTTGYDFGDNDADPTDDDTYHHGLHVAGIIAANANNGIGGAGICWGCQLMPVKVSNNNAPVMSNVGNAIRWAADNGARVINMSFGTTNGTSPCSGYAYMQSAVDHAVQKNVVVVAAAGNNAADTANVTPASCNGVIAVAASGRDGQLTAYSNRGERVDVTAPGGGPGFYGPSISCPMDGGSSGSDDDIGGIVSSWAIAKPSAQLLPGDYCHRYLSGTSMASPHVAGLAALILTQRPSMTPAQVAARIKSTATPLLCKTCGTGLINAAAAIFPPLPTKPAKGNWYNPARSGNGLDIQYAASDSLALTWLTYTSGGEPIWYSSTLTAETGVWAGDLYESYWNGVSASATKVGTARLTLSSGQWRFVWTKGAASGNEPIQRLTFGGGTTTMNLSGHWYNAQESGWGILFDSRGTVHVANVLVYKGTRPTWMQGVADSASTSLSFGLSYVTGTNLCPGCTGTPSVVAQPAGTLTVSGSSGVPYTAASSIQASFPGGTWNRSSFTLSRLTGP